One genomic region from Geitlerinema sp. PCC 9228 encodes:
- a CDS encoding SMI1/KNR4 family protein — MNSFNWESFLGTWSQELLESMGSWREDLPLEVIESGWLGFSGATEAQIARAETRLGTTLPPSYREFLKVSNGWRQTTPFIHRLWSTEEIEWFRVRHQAWIEDFIESNCNNEANGNMARLIPSILDEEYLVYGEVQDCSQIRVEYLQTALEISSRGESAIYLLNPRIVTAEGEWEAWFFSDLLPGADRYRSFREMMQAEYQNFLELRDTSF; from the coding sequence ATGAACTCTTTTAACTGGGAAAGTTTCTTGGGAACGTGGAGTCAAGAGTTACTGGAGTCAATGGGAAGTTGGCGAGAAGACCTCCCTCTGGAGGTGATTGAATCCGGCTGGTTGGGATTTTCGGGAGCCACAGAAGCACAAATTGCTCGCGCTGAAACTCGTCTCGGTACGACTCTACCACCCTCTTATCGGGAGTTTTTAAAAGTTTCAAACGGTTGGCGTCAGACGACGCCGTTTATACACAGGCTTTGGTCAACGGAAGAAATTGAATGGTTTCGGGTGCGGCATCAAGCCTGGATTGAAGATTTTATCGAAAGCAATTGCAATAATGAGGCGAATGGAAATATGGCTCGCTTGATTCCCTCAATACTGGATGAGGAATATCTGGTTTATGGGGAGGTGCAGGATTGCAGCCAGATACGAGTTGAGTATTTGCAAACGGCTTTGGAAATTAGTAGTAGGGGGGAATCTGCTATTTATCTACTCAATCCCCGGATTGTGACTGCGGAGGGGGAGTGGGAGGCTTGGTTTTTTAGCGATTTGCTACCTGGTGCAGACCGATATCGTTCTTTTCGTGAGATGATGCAGGCGGAGTATCAAAATTTCTTAGAATTAAGGGATACTTCCTTTTAG